In Candidatus Manganitrophaceae bacterium, the genomic stretch TCTTGAGGCTGTAGATGTAGTAGAGGATTTCTTTTCGTCCGGCCTTCACCACTTTAAAAAAAAGATCGAAATGCCGACCGGAAACTTCCGCGGAAAAACGCGGATAAATAAAGCCGTTTTCCTGAAGGACCTGTCCGGAGAGTTCTGAGGCGAGCCGATCAAAATTCTTTCTGATCCGGCCTTTATCAATCCAGGAGTGGATAATCATGGCGATAGCGATTACGAATATGATGCCGAAGAAAAAGATTGATAATTCAGTCTGTGTCATGTTTACCCTTTCCAAGATGTGTTGCAATAGCCTCTGGGATTTTCCCGATGAGATCAGAGGTGATCAGGCTTCCCTCGCCCAGGACTTCAGCGGCCAGATCCCCTGCAAGACCATGCAGGTAGACCCCCAGTGTTGCGGCATCCTGCGGCATAATCCCTTGCGCGACCAATCCGGCGATCATTCCGGTCAGGGCATCTCCAACCCCGGCGGTCGCCATGGTCGGGTTCCCGTTGTTGTTGACCCGAAGCAAGCCATCGGGTGTGGCGACGATGGTATGTGCCCCTTTTAGTACGAGGACGACGTCCCACTTTTTTGCGAATTCTTCTGCAATCTTGAAGCGATCCGACTGGACATCGTCGGAATTCGTTCCCATGAGCCGTCCCATCTCACCTGGATGCGGTGTCAGGATGAGCCGACTCCGTTTTTCGTCCAGGATGGAAAGATCCGTAGCGATGGCATTGATTCCGTCCGCATCAATAATCATTGGAATGGAGACTTGACGAATCAGGTTTCTGACAAGATGCTGGGTTTCCGGATGGCGTGATAAACCGGGTCCGACGGCAATGGCGGTCTTTCCCTCAATCCCCTGGAGGAGTTTTTTCTCAGAGGCCAGGGAAAGCGTGCCTTCGTTCGTCTCCGGAAGTGGAAGCGTCATGACCTCCATGGGGAAGGGGACATTTGATGCGGCGACCGTGGCCGGGAGGGCCACCGTGACCAGTCCGGTGCCGCAACGCATCGCCGCCAGACTGGCCATTTGCGCTGCCCCCAGTGTTCCGACAGAGCCGGCAATCAGGAGGAGATGCCCCATGTTTCCTTTATGCATCCCTTTGGTGCGGCGCGGGGGAAGATGCTGCATCATTTCTTGGGTAATGAGGTCGACATTGATCTCAGCTCGGTCAATCAAGGCTGGAGGAATCCCGATATCGACAACCTCCCACTTTCCACAATGTTCAAGCCCGGCACGGACAAAATGACCGCGTTTTGGCAAGGCGATGATAAAGGTCCAGTCGGCTTTCACTGCGACGCCAAAGATCTCTCCGGTATCAGAAGAAATTCCGGAGGGAATATCGACCGAGATGACAGGTTGGTCGGACGCGTTGATCGCTGCAATGGCCTCGGCATAGTCTCCCTCGACCGTATGAGAGAGGCCTGTTCCCAGAAGGGCATCAATGACCAGGTCACTTTTCTGGAGGTCCTCCTTGAGACATTCCCACGAAAAGGTACCGACAACTTCCAGAAGACCGCCGGTTGCAATCCATATATCGAGTGATGTTCTGGCATCCCCTTCAAATTTTTCAATCTCGGAGAGGAGGTAGATGATCGCTTCCGCCCCACGCATCCGGAGATGCCGCGCCGCTGCAATCCCATCTCCCCCGTTATTCCCCCCGCCTGCCAGGATTACGATCCGCTTTTGTTTTACAGGGCCGAAGGCCGCTTCAATATGATCCACCAGGCCCCTCGCCGCATTTTCCATGAGGAGGAGGGAGGGGATCTTGTACTCGGAAGTGGCTTCCCGGTCGAGCAATTTTATCTCATCTGCTGTGACAATTTTCATTGTTTCCATCCTGGTAACGATTCAGTATGCCACTATTTTGCTTCAGGGCAAGGTGCGAGGAGCACAGAACCGCAACGTATGTGTCTATACGTGAGGATTCGAGTACCGCAGCAACGCCGCCATGGAGAAAAAGGGGGGTGTGCTGAATCGTTACCCATTCTGTTCGAGAATAACCTGTGCAATGGCATAGTCATGATCGTGCGTCATGCTGGTAAAGACCTTCGATACCTTTTGCGCCTCAGCAAGCCGCCGTGTTTTCCCATACATCCTGAGCTCAGGTTTTCCATTCGGGTCGTTGACGGTTTCGACATCTTTCCAGCGGATTCCCTCCCGGAGGCCGGTTCCTAGGGCCTTCAACGCGGCCTCTTTCACCGCAAACCGTGCGGAGAAGTGAATGTGAGGGCGCTTGTGTTGAAGACAATAGTCACGCTCGGAAGGAGTGAAGACCCGATTCAGAAAGCGATCTCCCCAGCGCTGCGTTATCTCTTCAAGGCGTGAGATTTTAACCAGATCGATGCCGATGCCAACAATACTCATGTTCAACCTTTCCCGTTTCCATGTTTCATGATTGAATCATAAGAAAACCGTTATGTCGCCTGAAAGACAAGACCATACCCCGTACGGGGAGGAGGCCTTTGGCCGATAACGCAGTCATTCAGGCAAATCGGCGGTTTTTAACTCCGCTGCATTAGGGATTTTATTTTACTGACAGCCGCTTCCATCCCCACAAGAACGGCACGGGAAATAATGCTATGGCCGATATTCAGCTCTTCAATCTCCGGAATCCGTGCGACCGCCGCCACATTCACATAATCGAGACCATGCCCCGCGCTGACCCCCATCCCCAGTTTTGAGGCGAGCTTCGCTGCTTCCATGATCTGATGAAGTTCAGTCTTCTGGGCATTGCCTCTGCTGTTTGCATAAGGACCGGTATGGATTTCCACCCGGTCGGCCGAGACCTTGTGTGCCCCTTTGATCTGGATGGGGTCCGGATCAATGAAAAGGGAGACGGTAATCCCCGCTTCGTGAAGATGATGGATCACTTTTTCCAGTTTCTCGCGGGAGGCAATCAGGTTCAGCCCGCCTTCGGTGGTTAGTTCCTGTCTGCTTTCCGGGACCAATGTGACCAGAGGCGGCTTGATGTCCAGGGCGATCCGGACCATCTCCTCCGTCGCGGCCATTTCCAAGTCAAGCGCTGTCCGGATGGTTTCACGGAGAATCCGGACATCCCGATCCTGAATGTGCCTTCGGTCTTCCCGGAGATGGACGACAATGCCGTCGGCCCCGGCCAACTCGGCCAGAATCGCCGCCGCGACCGGATCAGGCTCCGCCCCTCTCCGCGCTTCACGAAGGGTTGCAACATGGTCCACATTGACCCCAAGTCTTGTCATAAACCTATTAAATCCATCATCAACAAAGAGGGCTTCCATCACGCAAAATCTACGGATATCCCGTGCAAATCCAGTCATTATCACAGAAACTATCTATAGGGTCAAGGGAAGTTTGGCGGGCCCACTTGGGAATCCGGGTCAAGGCTTTTTCTCCGAAGACGAGGAGTGTCATGCTTTGTATTTTTTGCTCAATCCTCCGGGCCGGGCGGCTTGCGCAATCTTTTTTTCTTCTGGAGGAGATCCTTTTCTTTCAGGATTCTTTCGCGGACGTTGTGGGACTTTCTTGTTGGAACCCGGGGTTTTTCCCGATGGTTCATTTTCTTTAATCGCTGGATCAATCGTTCATAGGCCTTGTCCTTGTTGCGATGTTGTGAACGGGACTCGGTTGCCGTCACCGTGATGCCGGAAAGCCGGTGTACGATGCGCACGCCGGAGTCGGTCACATTGCGGTGTTGCCCTCCGGGTCCGGTCGCCCTATAGGTATGAATGACCACCTGTTTCTCCAGGTCTTTCCGATCTGTGGAATATTGTTCTCGCACGATAAGTTCTCTTATGGCCTGGGTGTCATGGGTGCCAAGACTTCCGTCTTGCGTCCGCTCTTGGGTTGCTTGGCTGATATTTCCTCTTCAAACGCAGCCCATAATCCCGGCCCATCCTGCCAGGGAGCTGAGGTTCGACTATAAAGTACCCCATTGAGGCGGCTGATTTCTTCTGATAGAGCCTGGCCCACTTGCTTCCCCAGTTCGCCCAGGCTTGTGATCCGTATCGGGGGGCGGAGGATCTGTGCCCAGGTCAACAGGGTTTCTTTGGCCTCATGGGCCTGATTCTGTACGCAGGCTTTTTTGAGTTTCCGTTTGATTTGGTTGATCCCAGGTAGGGTCGGATTTTCAGAGTCCGGCATGGGATCGGCCGAGGGTCTTTGTCTGGTGCCCCACCATAGAATCAGGGTGACCGTCCATCCCAGGGCAAGAACCAGGCTGATCCAGGACCAAAAATCGGAACGCCCTGATGACTCTTTTGAGGCGGTTCTTTCTGCCAATTGGACGTCAGCTTCGGCCTCGTCCTCAAAAAGACCGGATGGGCCGGGTTGCTCCCCCGGATCAGCCGGGGCAACCTTAATGAGGCGTTCCGGCAAACGGGTCTTCTCCATCCGTTCTGTCGTTGTATTCCACCAGGGGACTTCTATGGCCGGGAGGAGAAAGGACCCTGCCTTCGTCGGGATGAGTGCAATTCTTTCCTGGCGGAATCCGATCAGCCCCTCATGTGTTGTCTCATCGGTCAAGACGGGCTGATCCGGGTAGGATTTAAAACCCTCAGGAAAACCGGGAGAAATCTCCGGCAATTGCGCTGCTGTTAATCCTTCTGCGATCAAGGTTAATGTCCAGGTGACCGGTTCTCCGACTTTTGACAGCGCCGCGCCATCTTTTCCTTCCGGCCAGGCCTCCACAATCCGAAGGTTTTTGGCGGGAAGCCATCTGCCTCGGACTTTATTCTGAGGAACCGGATGAACCTCGAGTTCGAGGGCTTTGGAGCGCAAACGCTTGATCGGGCCGCCCCCTGGAAATGGATTGAAATTCGATCTTGAACGGGAGGCCATTTGCCCCGCAAAGGTGATCGGATCAATCTTTATGCGACCGCTCTGCTGCGGAAAAATCGCATAACGTCTTTCAACCACCCTGTAGTTTCTTCCACGCCGGGTTGTTTCAAATTCCCGGTCTTTTCCCAATTTTTCAATGACCACATCGGTATCACTCACTTTTGGCTCTGAAAGCTTTCCACTCAGAAGGGTTACTGAATGGTAGAGACGGACGGTATAGATCGTTTGTGATTGGACATAGGCGACTACCGGGTCGATCGAGACCTCCAGGAAGAGCGGTTCCAGTTTTATATCCCGGGATGTCTTCATTTTTTCTATATCAATCCGGAGACCGAGACTTTTATCCTTTCCGAATGAGATCGGCGGTATTGTAAAAAACCCGATTTCTCTCCCCATGAGCGTCAGGGTCCATCGCTTTCTTTGAGCGAACTGCCCGTTGATAATCTCCATGGTACTTCCCTGACTTTTCTGCAGGATCTCAAAGTGTTTTTTGATGGGTTCAAAATCCGGATCGCCGTCCACGGAGCCGTCTGTCTCAAAAACCAGGGTGAAAGACTCATTGATGGAGACGCGGTTCCGGTCGAGTTCCGCATGGATCGTCGCGGCCCATCCGGAGGAAAGACCGGAGAGCAAGTGAAGGATCAGGATGAAAGCAACAAGCGCGGCATATTTTGTCTCGCTGTCATACTTTGCCTCTCCGATGAGATTATGCCGATGCATTACCATTTTTTTTCCTCAGGTCTTGTTCTCGTCTGTTGTTGGGATTGAAAGAGGAATTTTCGGCGCAGGAGCCCGCCGGGATCATCCGGGATTCTCCGGAGCCATTGTTCAATGGCCTGCTCGGATTCATCGTGTTCACCTGGCTCAAGCTGAGCGAGGGAAGGACCGCTCTGTTCTTCCAATTGATCTTTATCCCGTTCTTGTGCCTGTTGTGTATCAGGGCGCTCTTCGGAATTATCCCTGTTCCCGGGATCTTCGGTATTTTGCTCTTTCCTTGAAGCCTCCTCATCCCCTTGATTTTCGGATGAAGCATTTTGACTCTCCTGCGGGTCTTGCGACTCTTCTCCTTCTTGACTGTCACCGGACTGGTTCTCCCCCGATTGATTTTGAGCCTCTCCGTTTTTATCTCCAGAAGGTTCTCCCTGTGATTGATTTTCCTGGTCCTGATTCTGCTGGGCCATCTGTTGCAGCAACTGTTCTTTGTTGTAACCGGCGTCTTCGTGTTTGGGATCAAGGTTCAAGGCTTCATCATAGGCCTGGATCGCTTCGGGCAACTGGCCCATGCGTGCCAATGCATTCCCTTTGTTATAGAGGGCATCCGGCGTTTGAAGTCCCTCAAGGGTCTCGATACTTTTCTGATATTGCCCCGCGCGGTAATGCGCGGTTGCTTTCCATGCCGGGTCGATGAAAAGTTTCGCTGCAAGGTCTTCTTCTCCCTGGGCATAAATACGTGCCGCTTGTTGATCCTGTCGTGACCAGAGCCCTTCCCAGTCGAGGGCCTCGGCCGTAGGTGGAAGGCCGACCAGGGTTAATCCTGAGATGAATACAATGCTTGCAAGATGTCCGCGGCGAAAAACAAGGGCGGCAAAGGGCAGAAGCAGCAGGAGAAGCCAGGGTCCTTCTTCCAGCCAGCGGTCTGCCTTTAAGTTGGCCTCCTCTTCCTGTTTTTCAAATCGACCCGCGGTCGTGGTCTCAAAAAAACGACTGATGTCCCGATCGTCCAGAGACAGGCGATGGTAGCGTCCACCCCCCTGTCTTGCGAGTGTCATCAGGGCATTTTCCTCCAGCTTTGAAATGACGATCGCCTCTTTTTTATCCCGTAAGAAGCCGCCCTGGGCCAACTTGATCGGCGCGCCCGTCAGACTGCCGACCCCGAGTATGGAAACAAGGGCGTTCTGGCTTTTTAGTATTGCCATCGCCGCTTCGACCCCCTCCTTCGGGGCATTCTCCAGGCCATCCATAATCATTAGAATATGTCCCCTGGGGATACCGGACTGTTTTAAAAGCTGTCCTGCTTTTTTAAGCGCAAGGTCGGGTCGGCTTCCTTGTCGTGGAAGCAATGTTGTCTCGAGTGCTGAGACCTGCGAGATGATTGTTGCCGCATCCTGCGTCAAGGGGCTGACCACGAAGGCATCTGCTGCGTAAATAACCAGGGCCGTCTGGCCTTCACGGCGTTTTTTCAGGATATCAACCACCTTGTGCCGGGCGCGCGTCAGACGGCTGGGCGTGATGTCGGTGGCATCCATCGACCTGGAGAGGTCCAGGACCAGAACCAGGGCGGATTGATCACGAAAGACCGGTTGTTCCAGCTGTTTCCAGGCAGGTCCTGACAGGGCAAAAAGGGCGAGCCCGCCGCTGATTGCCATGAGAGACAGGCTTGAACCACTTTTCGATCTCTCTGATCCCCCCACGAGCAAATGGCTTAGCAATACCGGGTCGCAGACCGCTCGCCAACTCCTGCTGACCGCCTGACGACGAGAGTATAACCACAACAGAGTGGCGAGGACCGGGAGTCCCATCAACCATAACGGACGCAGGAAATGAAAGTCATTGATCATCGAGATATCAACCTGTCTTATTTTCCAATGAACCCAATCGCATATTCGGGAGGCTTCTCTTCAGGAGTACCAGGGCCGCGATGAGCAGCGCCCCGCCTAGAGGCCAGGGATAAAGCGCCATTCTTGGGCGAAATACCTGCTTTTCCTGCTCAATGGGTTCCAGGGTATCCAGTAATTTATAGATCTCCTCAAACTCCTTTGTATTTCGGGCGCGAAAGTAGCGCCCGCCGGTCTCCGCGGCAATGGCCTTCAAGGTTTTCTCGTCGAGATCGGCCGAGGGATTTACTTTGCGTGTCCCAAAAAAAGAACGGACCATCATCTCATCGGCTCCGATCCCGACCGTGTAAATCTTCAAACCTTCCGCTTTTGCCAAGGCCGCTGCCTTGATGGGTGTTACTTCACCCGCGGTATTCGCCCCGTCCGTCAGAAGTATGAGGACCTGGTCTGCAGTCTTGTTCTTTTTTAATCGTTTTACCGCCAGTCCTATGGCATCTCCGATGGCGGTTTCCTGTCCTGCGAGCCCAACGACGGCTTCCTGCAGCAGAGTTCGTACTGTTTTTCGGTCAAAGGTCAGGGGGGTCTGTAGATAGGCCTGTTTTCCGAAGAGGATCAGGCCGAGACGATCTCCCACGCGGCGTTCGATAAAGGCACCTGCCACGGCTTGCGTTGCAATAAGACGGTTGACCATCCGGCCATTCATCTCGAAATCTTCCGCCATCATACTTCCTGAGAGGTCCACCGCTAATATTAAGTTCCGCCCGCTGATTGGCAGGACAAGAGGCTCTCCTCGCCACTGAGGACGGGCGGCGGCTGTGACGAGCAGCAACCAGGCCAGGAAGGCGAACCATAAGATGCGGCGACCCATTTTGAACTCTGCTGAGCCGGACCGAGCCTCCACGAAGGCCTCCATGAAAGGAACGTGAAGCGCGGCCTCTTGTGAAGGGGCAGCCGCAGGCAGAAAACGTCGAAAAAGCCAGGGCAGGGGGATGAAGAGAAAAAGCCAGGGCCATCCAAAATGGATCATCTTGACCCCCCGCGCGGCAGACTTCCAAGCGGCGGCAAGGCCGTGATCCAGTCTTTGCAGAGATTCAGTAAGCCTAAGCCATCAATCTCGGCTTTTGCCTGATAGGGGGCGGTGATCAGGCTGCGCCCGAGGCTCTTACTAAAACGGCCATGCCCTTTTTCTTCCTCGAAATGCTGATCAAGGAAGTGGAGCCAGGCTTCTCCGGTGAGTCCGGCCACATCGAAGCGGGGATAATAGCTCAGGCAGATGCGTCGCAATAAAACGGATAGCGCCTTGACCAGGTGATGCGCATCCTGAGCCTGGGTAAAAGTGGTAGATAACAACTCCAATTCTTTTAAGGCGGCCACCCTGACCCGGCGGGCCTTTTTCATTTTCAGGAAGGCACGGAGGGCCAGAAAAAATAACAGGGCCAGGGTGATCAGTCCCCACCAGCCCGGGGCAGGCGGCCACCAGGAAACCGGATCGGGGAGGTGGATGTCACGCAACTGCAAAGCAGAGCCTTCTCCCATTATGCGGCCCCTTTTTGGGGTTGAAGCCCGAGCCCATTTAGTAAGGTAAGTAGTAAATTTCCTGAGGTGGTGCAGGGCAGAAAATGAATCCCATTATGAATGCAAAAATGCTTTAATTCCATTTGACGTTCATGAAACCTGGAGTGATAGGCCTGACGGCGCGCGGGATCTGCTGTATCCAGGGTCACCTCATTTGACCCGTCGGAGATACGGTATATTCCCGCCGGCGGCAGGGTCTTTTCCAGGGGATCATGGATAAATAACATCACCACATCGTTATGACGGGCCAGTTGCGCCAGGTGGGATTCACACGCTGTCCCGATCGCCCTGAAATCACTGATTAAGAAAACCAGGCTGCCGGGGCGTGCCACACGGCGGAGTCGGATGAGGGCCGCAAGCGCCGCCGCTTCTCTGCTGTTTCCGGAGGGTGTTTCCTTCCAGGCCGGGTGTTCCACCATACGTCGAATGAAATGAAGCACGCCCTTTTTCCCGCGTTGAGGCCGGACTTCTTCATGTCGGTTTTCAGAGAAGGCCAGGCCGCCGAGGCGGTCCCCATGGTGGAAGGCGCTCCATGCAAGCAGGGCCGCCGTACGTGCTGCCATGACCGATTTAAAGAGGCCCCGCGTCGCAAAAAACATTGGGGCACGAAAATCCACCCAGAGCAAAACGGAGCGTTCCCGCTCTTCACGGAATAACTTGGTATGCGTCTTGCCGGTGCGGGCGGTGACACGCCAATCAATCGTCCGGATATCATCTCCAGGCTGGTAGGGGCGCACTTCATCGAAGGCCATCCCCAGCCCTTTAAAAGGAGAGAGATAATGTCCTCCTTGCACGGAACGAA encodes the following:
- a CDS encoding NAD(P)H-hydrate dehydratase → METMKIVTADEIKLLDREATSEYKIPSLLLMENAARGLVDHIEAAFGPVKQKRIVILAGGGNNGGDGIAAARHLRMRGAEAIIYLLSEIEKFEGDARTSLDIWIATGGLLEVVGTFSWECLKEDLQKSDLVIDALLGTGLSHTVEGDYAEAIAAINASDQPVISVDIPSGISSDTGEIFGVAVKADWTFIIALPKRGHFVRAGLEHCGKWEVVDIGIPPALIDRAEINVDLITQEMMQHLPPRRTKGMHKGNMGHLLLIAGSVGTLGAAQMASLAAMRCGTGLVTVALPATVAASNVPFPMEVMTLPLPETNEGTLSLASEKKLLQGIEGKTAIAVGPGLSRHPETQHLVRNLIRQVSIPMIIDADGINAIATDLSILDEKRSRLILTPHPGEMGRLMGTNSDDVQSDRFKIAEEFAKKWDVVLVLKGAHTIVATPDGLLRVNNNGNPTMATAGVGDALTGMIAGLVAQGIMPQDAATLGVYLHGLAGDLAAEVLGEGSLITSDLIGKIPEAIATHLGKGKHDTD
- a CDS encoding holo-ACP synthase, producing MSIVGIGIDLVKISRLEEITQRWGDRFLNRVFTPSERDYCLQHKRPHIHFSARFAVKEAALKALGTGLREGIRWKDVETVNDPNGKPELRMYGKTRRLAEAQKVSKVFTSMTHDHDYAIAQVILEQNG
- a CDS encoding VWA domain-containing protein; the protein is MIHFGWPWLFLFIPLPWLFRRFLPAAAPSQEAALHVPFMEAFVEARSGSAEFKMGRRILWFAFLAWLLLVTAAARPQWRGEPLVLPISGRNLILAVDLSGSMMAEDFEMNGRMVNRLIATQAVAGAFIERRVGDRLGLILFGKQAYLQTPLTFDRKTVRTLLQEAVVGLAGQETAIGDAIGLAVKRLKKNKTADQVLILLTDGANTAGEVTPIKAAALAKAEGLKIYTVGIGADEMMVRSFFGTRKVNPSADLDEKTLKAIAAETGGRYFRARNTKEFEEIYKLLDTLEPIEQEKQVFRPRMALYPWPLGGALLIAALVLLKRSLPNMRLGSLENKTG
- a CDS encoding DUF4381 domain-containing protein, with amino-acid sequence MGEGSALQLRDIHLPDPVSWWPPAPGWWGLITLALLFFLALRAFLKMKKARRVRVAALKELELLSTTFTQAQDAHHLVKALSVLLRRICLSYYPRFDVAGLTGEAWLHFLDQHFEEEKGHGRFSKSLGRSLITAPYQAKAEIDGLGLLNLCKDWITALPPLGSLPRGGSR
- a CDS encoding VWA domain-containing protein gives rise to the protein MINDFHFLRPLWLMGLPVLATLLWLYSRRQAVSRSWRAVCDPVLLSHLLVGGSERSKSGSSLSLMAISGGLALFALSGPAWKQLEQPVFRDQSALVLVLDLSRSMDATDITPSRLTRARHKVVDILKKRREGQTALVIYAADAFVVSPLTQDAATIISQVSALETTLLPRQGSRPDLALKKAGQLLKQSGIPRGHILMIMDGLENAPKEGVEAAMAILKSQNALVSILGVGSLTGAPIKLAQGGFLRDKKEAIVISKLEENALMTLARQGGGRYHRLSLDDRDISRFFETTTAGRFEKQEEEANLKADRWLEEGPWLLLLLLPFAALVFRRGHLASIVFISGLTLVGLPPTAEALDWEGLWSRQDQQAARIYAQGEEDLAAKLFIDPAWKATAHYRAGQYQKSIETLEGLQTPDALYNKGNALARMGQLPEAIQAYDEALNLDPKHEDAGYNKEQLLQQMAQQNQDQENQSQGEPSGDKNGEAQNQSGENQSGDSQEGEESQDPQESQNASSENQGDEEASRKEQNTEDPGNRDNSEERPDTQQAQERDKDQLEEQSGPSLAQLEPGEHDESEQAIEQWLRRIPDDPGGLLRRKFLFQSQQQTRTRPEEKKW
- a CDS encoding peptide chain release factor-like protein; its protein translation is MEKQVVIHTYRATGPGGQHRNVTDSGVRIVHRLSGITVTATESRSQHRNKDKAYERLIQRLKKMNHREKPRVPTRKSHNVRERILKEKDLLQKKKRLRKPPGPED
- a CDS encoding protein BatD; the protein is MVMHRHNLIGEAKYDSETKYAALVAFILILHLLSGLSSGWAATIHAELDRNRVSINESFTLVFETDGSVDGDPDFEPIKKHFEILQKSQGSTMEIINGQFAQRKRWTLTLMGREIGFFTIPPISFGKDKSLGLRIDIEKMKTSRDIKLEPLFLEVSIDPVVAYVQSQTIYTVRLYHSVTLLSGKLSEPKVSDTDVVIEKLGKDREFETTRRGRNYRVVERRYAIFPQQSGRIKIDPITFAGQMASRSRSNFNPFPGGGPIKRLRSKALELEVHPVPQNKVRGRWLPAKNLRIVEAWPEGKDGAALSKVGEPVTWTLTLIAEGLTAAQLPEISPGFPEGFKSYPDQPVLTDETTHEGLIGFRQERIALIPTKAGSFLLPAIEVPWWNTTTERMEKTRLPERLIKVAPADPGEQPGPSGLFEDEAEADVQLAERTASKESSGRSDFWSWISLVLALGWTVTLILWWGTRQRPSADPMPDSENPTLPGINQIKRKLKKACVQNQAHEAKETLLTWAQILRPPIRITSLGELGKQVGQALSEEISRLNGVLYSRTSAPWQDGPGLWAAFEEEISAKQPKSGRKTEVLAPMTPRP
- a CDS encoding DUF58 domain-containing protein — protein: MPFRLKQFSLQKKGLPPSPILNVSKQDESPVRITKAGLISLHRQAESLSLRAVKIRSVQGGHYLSPFKGLGMAFDEVRPYQPGDDIRTIDWRVTARTGKTHTKLFREERERSVLLWVDFRAPMFFATRGLFKSVMAARTAALLAWSAFHHGDRLGGLAFSENRHEEVRPQRGKKGVLHFIRRMVEHPAWKETPSGNSREAAALAALIRLRRVARPGSLVFLISDFRAIGTACESHLAQLARHNDVVMLFIHDPLEKTLPPAGIYRISDGSNEVTLDTADPARRQAYHSRFHERQMELKHFCIHNGIHFLPCTTSGNLLLTLLNGLGLQPQKGAA
- a CDS encoding pyridoxine 5'-phosphate synthase, with protein sequence MTRLGVNVDHVATLREARRGAEPDPVAAAILAELAGADGIVVHLREDRRHIQDRDVRILRETIRTALDLEMAATEEMVRIALDIKPPLVTLVPESRQELTTEGGLNLIASREKLEKVIHHLHEAGITVSLFIDPDPIQIKGAHKVSADRVEIHTGPYANSRGNAQKTELHQIMEAAKLASKLGMGVSAGHGLDYVNVAAVARIPEIEELNIGHSIISRAVLVGMEAAVSKIKSLMQRS